From the Jilunia laotingensis genome, the window ATCAACGGCTGGGCGCAATGATGCCCCGTACGCACGGCAATCCCCAGCCTGTCGAGCAAAGTTCCCATATCGAAATGATGGATATCGCCCATAAGGAAAGAGATGACACTACTCTTATGGGGGGCTTCGCCAAAGATACGGAGGCCGGGTATTTCCTTCATTCGCTGCATGGCATAAGCGGTCAGTTCATGTTCGTGAGCGGCAATATTCTCTATGCCAATGCCCGTCACATAATCGAGTGCTTTTGCCAGTCCGGTGGTACCGATATAATCAGGAGTACCGGCTTCAAACTTGAATGGCAGTTCATTAAATGTGGTCTTCTCAAAAGATACATGCTGGATCATCTCTCCTCCTCCCTGATAGGGTGGCATACGATCCAGCCACTCTTCTTTTCCATAGAGGACACCCACACCGGTCGGTCCATAAACTTTATGGGCGGAGAAAACAAGGAAATCGGCATCCAAGTCCTGTACATCCACTTTGATATGGGGTATGGATTGTGCTGCATCCACAAGAAAAGGAACTCCATGTGCATGGGCGGTCGCAATCATCTCTTTGATAGGGTTGACGGTTCCCAACACATTGGATACCTGAGTTACACTAACGATCTTCGTCTTTTCAGAGAAGAGTTTTTCGTATTCATCCAGCAGAAGTTCGCCTTTATCATTCATTGGAATGACTTTGATAGCAATCCCTTTGCGGGCAGCCAGCAATTGCCAAGGGACAATGTTGCTATGATGCTCCATCACGGACAGGATCACTTCATCGCCTTCCTGCATGAACTCTTCACCAAAGCTCGATACAATCAGGTTGATGCTTTCGGTCGTCCCCCGTGTGAAAATTACTTCGTTGGTACTGCGGGCATTGATGAACTCACGCACGGTAGCACGTGAACCTTCGTGCAATTCGGTAGCCTGTTGCGACAGATAGTGTACCCCCCGATGCACATTCGCATTGACGGAATAATACTCATCGACTAAAGAATCGATTACCAGCCGCGGCTTCTGGGTAGTTGCCGCATTATCCAAATAAATCAAAGGCTTCCCGTACACCTTACGGCTCAGAATGGGAAAATCTTCACGTATCTTATGTATATCCATTTTCCACTTCTCCCTATTTACATATCGCACATCCTTGGCATTTGTTCAGTTCACCCCGGAAGCGTTTTTCCACTAACAGGTGCAAACGATCTTTCAAAGCTTCCAGACGGATGGTATCGATTACTTCGTTCACAAAAGCAAACATGAGTAACAGACGAGCTTCTTTCTCGGCAATTCCACGGGAGCGCATATAGAATAGCGCATTCTCATCCAACTGCCCGACCGTAGCACCGTGGGAACACTTCACATCGTCCGCATAAATCTCAAGCTGCGGCTGCGTGTACATACGTGCATCACGGGTGGCACAAAGATTACGATTCGTCTGTTGGGAACTTGTATGTTGTGCGTCCGGACGCACCAGCACCAGTCCGGCAAAAGCACCGACCGCCTGATCATCCAGCACATATTTAAACAACTCATTGCTGGTGCAGTTAGGTACGGCATGGTCGATCATTGTATTATTGTCCACATGTTCGTTCTTATCGGCAATAGCCATACCGCACAAGTTTATTTCGGCACCCTCGCCGGCAAGCGTAACTTCCGTCGTATTACGGGTCGTACCGTTATGCAGGGTCATGCCGTTCAGTAAGACATTGCTATTCGCCTCCTGACGGACATAAAGATTGCTGATGCGTACCGTGCTGGTATGTGTTTCTTCCAGTTCATACAGATCGAAGACCGAATTCTCTCCGGCAAACACTTCAATGACCTGTGTAGCTAGGAAATTCACATTATCCACCGCATGGTCGCAAATCAATAAACGTGCCTGCGATCCCTCTTCAAGGATTATCAATACACGGCGGTTCACCATGAAATTGACATCTGCACGAAGAATGTTTATCAGTTGAATAGGCTTTTCCACAACCACATTCTTCGGTACATATAGGATGACTCCATCTTGGGCAAAAGTCGTATTAAAGGCTGTCACCCCGTCTTTGGAAGTATCCGCCAACTGACCGTAGTACTTCTTTACCAGTTCCGGATGCTGTTCCGAAACCTCTTTCAAACTGCCGAAGACAACTCCTTCCGGCAATTGCGATTTCGGAAGAGCTTTATTATAGAAAGCATCGTTCACCACAAAGAACAGGGAAGTACTCATATTGGGCACATCGCACTTGAACACTTCGTAGGGATTGACAGGAATGGGCAGACGGTTCAAATTGAGTCCGTAATCAGGCTCAAAGAACTTACTGATATCAGTATATTTATATTTCTCCTGTTTACGTGTCGGCAGACCCAACCGTTCGAAATCGGCAAAGGCGGCAGCACGCCGGGCATTCAAGACCTCGGAACTATGCCGGCAAATCATTGCTTCATATTGGGAAAAAAGATCTATATACTGTTGTTCTACACTATTCATAATTACTATCTTTTTTAGACACGGATTACACTTCTAAATCTTATTCCCCTAGTTCTTTCTTGATCCAATCATATCCTTTCTCTTCCAGTTCAAGAGCTAATTCCGGTCCGGCAGTCTTCACAATACGGCCTTGATAAAGCACATGCACGATGTCCGGCTTGATATAATCCAACAAGCGTTGATAGTGGGTGATAACGATGGTGCTTGTATCCGGAGTTTTAAGCTTGTTGACCCCTTCCGCAACGATACGGAGGGCATCGATATCGAGTCCGGAATCTGTCTCGTCAAGTATACTGAGACGTGGTTCCAGCATTGCCATCTGGAAAATCTCGTTACGCTTCTTCTCACCACCGGAGAAACCTTCGTTTACCGAACGGTTCGCCAGTTTATTATCCAATTCCACCACCGCACGCTTCTCACGCATCAGTTTCAGGAACTCACTGGCGGACAATGCAGGCAAACCCTTGTATTTACGTTGCTCGTTCACAGCGGCACGCATGAAGTTCACCATGCTTACTCCCGGAATCTCTACCGGATACTGGAAACTCAGGAAGATCCCTTCATGGCTACGGTCTTCCGGACTCAGTTCCAAAAGATTCTTCCCGTCGAAAGTCACACTGCCCTTCGTCACTTCAAATGCAGGGTTGCCGACCAGTACAGAAGAAAGTGTACTTTTACCGGAACCGTTAGGCCCCATAATGGCGTGTACTTCGCCCGGCTTCACCGTCAGGTTGATGCCTTTCAATATCTCTTTGCCGTTAATGCCGGCATGCAGGTCTTTTATCTCTAACATAACTTCTGAAATTCTCTACACCGTTATATTTTAATTCTTCATTCTTACTTTATCCGACGCTTCCCTCTAAAGAGATGGTCAGCAACTTTTGTGCTTCGACGGCAAACTCCATCGGTAGCTTATTCAACACTTCTTTGGCATATCCGTTCACAATAAGACCGATGGCATCCTCCGTGGAAATACCCCGCTGATTGCAATAGAAGATTTGGTCTTCACTGATCTTGCTGGTAGTAGCTTCATGTTCCACCACCGCCGTTTCATTGTGGATGTCCATATACGGGAACGTATGCGCCCCGCATTTGTCTCCCAGAAGAAGTGAGTCGCACTGGCTGTAATTGCGGGCATTATCCGCTTTCTCCGCCACACGCACCAATCCACGGTAGGAGTTTTCACTCTTTCCTGCGGAGATACCTTTGCTTACGATCGTACTGCGAGTGTTCTTTCCCAAGTGTATCATCTTCGTTCCCGTGTCCGCCTGCTGGTAATGGTTGGTCACTGCAACCGAATAGAATTCCGCTGTGGAATTGTCTCCGGTGAGGATACAGGAAGGATATTTCCATGTGATAGCCGATCCGGTTTCCACCTGCGTCCATGAAAGTTTGCTGTTCACCCCTTTGCAATTTCCACGTTTCGTCACAAAGTTGTATACGCCTCCCCTACCTTCGGCATCACCGGGATACCAGTTCTGCACGGTGGAATATTTCACTTCGGCACGATCGTGTACCACAATCTCCACAATAGCGGCATGAAGCTGGTTTTCGTCACGCATCGGTGCCGTACATCCTTCCAGATAGGATACGTAGGAATCGTCATCGGCAACGATCAACGTCCGCTCGAACTGTCCCGTGTTACGGGCATTGATGCGGAAATACGTCGAAAGCTCCATCGGACAGCGAACGCCTTTGGGTATATATACGAAAGAACCGTCGGAAAAGACTGCCGAATTCAGTGCAGCAAAGAAATTGTCACGATAGCCCACCACCGATCCGAGGTATTTCTTTACCAGATCGGGATGTTCGCGCACAGCCTCACTGAACGAACAGAAAATGATTCCTTTTTCCAACAGCGTCTCTTTGAATGTAGTCTTCACCGAAACGGAGTCCATCACGGCATCCACAGCCATACCGCTCAATGCCATCTGTTCTTCCAACGGAATGCCCAGCTTATTGAACGTTTTTATCAGCTCCGGGTCTACCTCATCCATACTTTTCGGGCCTTCCTTCTTCTTCGTAGGATCGGCATAATAAGAGATTGCCTGATAATCGATCTCCGGAATACGAAGATGCGCCCAAGTAGGCATCTCCAGCGTCAGCCAATGGCGGTATGCTTTCAAGCGGAAATCCAGCAACCACTCCGGTTCGTCTTTCTTGGACGAAATAAGGCGAACGACCTCTTCATTGAGTCCTTTCTCAATGATATCCGTATGCACCTCCGTAGTGAAGCCATATTTATACTTTTCTTCCGCAAACTTCCGAACGTACTCATTGGAAACCTTCTTTTCCGGTTCCTTCCGAGGTTCGTCTATGTTAGGCTTATTGAGTTCTTCCTGTTGCATTATTTATTGAGTATATATTGTTGAGTCACTTCTTTTGCCGCCGGAAAGAATATCCCGGCAAACTTCCCCATCGGATAATATAACACAGATTCCTCCTTTTTAGTTTGATTAATCAAGGTATTATCCGGATCGATAAATTCTATCACGCAAATCACCAAGCTGGCAAGCAAAAGGAACTTCAATGCTCCCAAGCCACTTCCCAGAAAGCGATTCAACCATCCCAGGGAGACAGCTTCCATCGCTTTTGTCAGCAAGGATGCCACCAAAGTAAAAATCAGCGGCACGGCAATCCAGATGATGACAAAAGCAAGTATCTGGGCTACGGTCATCGAATCAGTTATCGTAGGACAAAATTTTTCTGCCAAAGAGGTATATAAAGCCTTGGCTGCCAGCAAGCCGACAATCAAGCCCAAAATGGAAGCCAACTGCCTGATAAAGCCTTTCATGAAGCCCAATATGGCACCGGCACCCACAATAACCAGAATTATAATATCGATCGTAGTCATATAAAAAAAGTTGAGAGCTGAATGTTGAAAGTTGAAAGTCTGCTGCGCTATCACACTGCATGGAAACTTTCAACTTTCAACCCTCAACTCTCAACTAACTTATAGCGTTTGCTTTACTTCTACTTCTTCATAGGTTTCGATCATATCGCCTACTTTCAGGTCGTTCGTACCCACAAGGCTGATACCGCATTCGAAATTGGTTCCGACTTCTTTCACATCGTCTTTGAAACGTTTCAATGCGTTGATTGCACCCGAGAAGATCACAATACCGTCGCGGATCAGACGAGCCTTGTCGCTGCGTTTCACCTTTCCGGTCTTCACCATCGCCCCGGCAACCGTACCGACCTTGGTAATATTGAATACTTCGCGTACTTCAATGGTTGCAGTTACCACCTCTTTCACTTCCGGTGCCAACATACCTTCCATAGCCGCTTTCACCTCTTCGATAGCATCGTAGATCACCGAATACTTGCGGATATCCACTCCTTCTTTCTCCGCCATTCTGTCGGCAGCACCCGAAGGACGTACCTGGAAACCGATGATAATGGCATCCGAAGCGGCAGCCAAGGATACATCGGACTCTGAAATCTGTCCCACACCCTTGTGAATAACATTCACCTGAATCTGTTCCGTAGACAACTTGATCAACGAGTCACTCAATGCCTCTACCGAACCGTCCACGTCACCTTTGACGATCACATTCAATTCCTGGAAGTTACCCAATGCGATACGGCGACCCAACTCATCCAATGTAAGGATCTTCTGCGTACGCAGTCCTTGTTCGCGTTGAAGTTGTTCACGCTTATTGGTAATCTCACGTGCTTCCTGATCGGTCTCCACTACATGGAATGTATCACCAGCGGCCGGTGCGCCATTCAGACCAAGGATCAATGCAGGTTCTGACGGACCGGCTTGTTTGATGCGTTGGTTACGTTCGTTGAACATTGCCTTTACACGGCCATAGCTGGTTCCTGCCAAAACAATATCACCAACCTTCAGCGTACCGTTGGATACCAATACGGTAGCGACATAACCACGTCCTTTGTCAAGGGTAGACTCAATGATAGAACCGGTAGCATTACGATTCGGATTCGCTTTCAGCTCAAGCATTTCCGCTTCGAGCAACACTTTCTCCATCAAATCATTAACACCGATACCTTTCTTGGCAGAGATATCTTGTGACTGATACTTACCTCCCCATTCTTCAACAAGGAAGTTCATAGCTGCCAACTCTTCTTTTATCTTGTCCGGATTAGCAGTCGGCTTATCCACTTTATTGATTGCAAACACGATAGGAACACCCGCAGCCATTGCATGGTTGATGGCCTCCTTCGTCTGCGGCATCACATTGTCATCAGCGGCAACAATGATGATGGCAATATCCGTAACCTTCGCTCCACGGGCACGCATGGCCGTAAACGCCTCATGTCCCGGAGTATCAAGGAATGTTATCTTACGTCCGTCTTCCAGCGAAACGTGGTATGCACCAATATGCTGCGTGATACCTCCGGCTTCACCTGCAATAACGTTGGCCTTACGGATGTAGTCGAGCAATGATGTCTTACCATGGTCAACATGTCCCATCACCGTAACGATGGGGGCACGTGGTTCCAAATCTTCTTCATTATCTTCCTCTTCCACGATTGCCTGGGCAACCTCGGCACTTACATATTCTGTTTTGAAGCCGAATTCTTCTGCTACCAGATTGATTGTCTCCGCATCCAAACGTTGGTTGATGGAAACCATCATACCAATGCTCATACAGGTAGCGATAACCTGGTTGACAGATACATCCATCATGGTTGCCAACTCATTGGCAGTCACAAATTCGGTCAACTTCAATACTTTGCTGTCTGCCATTTCCTGGTCTTCCAACTCCTGCATACGGTTGGAAACCATTTCACGTTTCTCTTTACGATATTTGGAAGCTTTATTCTTTCCTTTTGTAGTCAGACGAGCTAATGTCTCTTTTACCTGCTTAGCTACATCTTCCTCGCTCACTTCCTGTTTTACAACCGGCTTCTTGAAACGGTCTCTGTTGTTATTGTTACGATTCCTGTTTTGTCCACCACCCTGGTTGTTTCCACCACGGTTATTGTTCGGGCGTTCACTGTTAGGAGTAGGATGGGCAAAATTGGAAGCAACATTGTTCACATCGACTTTCTCCTTATTGATACGTGTACGCTTTTTCTTTGCATTTGCATCTGCAGAAGCATCCTTAGGTCCTCCCTTCGCAGCCTTGTTATCATCTTTGCGAATTTCCTTGATGATAGCATCTTTCATCTGCTTTCTCTGATCCTGCCGAACCTTTTCTTTCTCTTCCCGCTCTTTCCGCTTCTCTTCTTTCGATTTCTTCTTCGGACGAGTAGACTGATTCAACGCAGCAAGGTCGATTTGTCCGATTACATTAATCTTAGAGACAAACTCCGGTTGACGGATTTTAAACACATCGTCTTCCTTTTTCTCAGGTTCAGTTACCTCGGGAGCAACAGGCTTCTGTTCTGTTTTCTCCTCTTTTATCACAGGGGTAGGTTCCACTTTAGGCTCTTCTTTTTTTACTTCTTCCACCTTTTTTTCTTCTATGACCGGCTTCGGTTGTTCCATAGCCGACTTGGGTTGTTCAGCAACCACAGGTTGCGGTTCTTTTACCGGCTCCGGTTTGGGAGCAGGAACAACCACTTCTTCCTTCTTAGTTTCTACAACAACTGGTTTCACCACATCTGCTTTTTTCTCCTCAGCCACGGCAACAGGCTGTTGTGGCTTCGGTTGCGGTTGTGGTTTCGATTCCTTTGCAGGTTCTTTTACAGATTCCTTTTCAGTTCTCCGGTTATTCAGTTTATCCAAATCAATTTTTCCGACAGGTTTAAACTTCGGGCGTGCATCTTCAGGAACAACCGTCTTGATAACATCCTCCGCCTTCGGCTTCTCGGGCTGTTTCTCATAACCATCGATAGATACCGATGCCTTGTTACGATCCTTGTTCTGACGCTCCTGGATAAAACGCTCCGATTCAATCCGAAGGTTTTTGTCAGTGCTGAACTCTTTCACGAGTACAGCATACTGCTCCTCGGTAATTTTGGTATTGGGGTTTGCCTCAACGGTATACCCCTTCTTTTGCAGGAATTCAACTACCGTTGAAATACCTACGTTCAAATCTCTTGTAACTTTGTTTAACCTTATCGTCATACTTTAATTTAATGAATAAATGGAGCTTATTGAAAGAAGGATTTCTTATTCTTCTTCAAACTCCGATTTCAAAATACGTAATACCTCGTCCACCGTCTCTTCTTCCAGGTCCGTCTTTTCAATCAACATCTCGCGAGGTGCATTCAATACAGCTTTTGCCGTATCGATACCGATAGCTTTGATAGCATCGATTACCCATCCGTCGATTTCATCTTTAAATTCGTCCAGATAGATATCTTCATCCTGCGCAGCTTCATCCAATTCGCGGAACACGTCGATGGTGTACTCAGTCAACATACTGGCCAGTTTGATATTCAAACCGCCTTTACCAATAGCCAGCGAAACCTCTTCCGGACGGAGGAAAACCTCTGCTTTGCGTTCTTCTTCGTTCAGACGGATAGAAGAAACTTTTGCCGGACTAAGGGCACGCTGAATAAACAAAGAGATGTTTGACGTATAGTTGATCACGTCAATATTCTCATTGCGAAGTTCACGTACGATACCATGGATACGACTTCCCTTCACACCTACACAGGCTCCTACGGGGTCGATACGATCATCATAAGATTCAACGGCAATCTTCGCACGTTCGCCCGGAATACGGGCAATCTTCTTTATGGTGATCAGGCCATCGTTAATTTCAGGCACTTCCATTTCAAACAGACGTTGCAGGAAAACCGGAGAGGTACGCGAAAGGATAATCTTAGGATTATTGTTCTTATTGTCCACACGAGCCACTACGGCACGGGCAGTTTCGCCTTTGCGATAGAAGTCTGCCGGAATTTGTTCTGTCTTAGGCAGCAACAATTCATTTCCTTCATCGTCCAGCAGCAGCATCTCTTTTTTCCATATCTGGTATACTTCTGCGTTGATGATGGTACCTACCTTATCAATATATTTATTATAAATACTGTCTTTCTCAAGCTCAAGAATTTTAGAAGCCAATGTCTGGCGAAGATTCAAGATGGCACGACGACCGAATTTGGCAAAGATCACTTCATCCGTCACCTCTTCACCCTCTTCGTAAGAAGCATCGATCTTCTGAGCTTCCGTCAAGGAGATCTGCATATTCGGGTTGGTCAAATCTTCGTCTGCCACTACCTCACGGTTACGCCATATTTCAAAGTCACCCTTATCCGGGTTCACAATTACGTCGTAATTTTCATCAGTGCCAAACATTTTCGCGATCACACTACGGAACGACTCTTCGAGTACGCTTACCATCGTTGTTCTATCGATATTTTTCAGTTCCTTAAATTCCGAAAATGTATCAATCAAGCTGATTGTTTCTTCTTTCTTGGCCATAATTATTTAAAACTAATTAAGTATTTAGTGTATTTTACATCATCATAACGGAAGGTTTCATCCTCTTCAACTATTTTCGGACGTTTCGCTCCTTCTGCTTTCACCTTCTTTGGTACAGCCACGACAAACTTATCTTCATCGGCATCTTTCAACACACCGGTCAGCTTACGTCCGTCTTTCGTAAGAACCTCCACTTCTCTGTCGATATGGTTGTAATATTGCTGTACTACTTTGAATGGCTGTCCGATTCCTGCTGAACCGACCTCCAGTTCATAATCCTCCTCTTCGCGGTTTAGCTTCGATTCGATGAAGCGGCTCAGCTCCACGCAATCTTCAATCCAAACACCTTCTGCATGGTCAATTTCGACCACAATCTTGTCATCCGGGCTTACGGTTACTTCGACCAGAAAATAATCTTTCCCCTTCAGCCACTCTTCAACAATCTGACAAACAGTTTTTTTTTCTATCATTGATTAGCTATTAAGAACAAAAAAAGGAGCTTAATCGCCCCTCCACCTTTCATCCGTTTCGGGTGCAAAGATATAAATAATCTATTCGACTACAAAATATTAGAGAAAAAAAGATAGATTTAACGACTATATGGCAATGATATTACTGTTTTACATGAATGCCATATACAAGAGACCAAGTTTTTATTGGCCCTTTTACTGCTCTTAATATCCATGCTTTCACCTAAAATCATAAAAAGACATTCAGCCTCCTTATTTCTTTCTTGCAGCAATTGCC encodes:
- a CDS encoding cysteine desulfurase; amino-acid sequence: MDIHKIREDFPILSRKVYGKPLIYLDNAATTQKPRLVIDSLVDEYYSVNANVHRGVHYLSQQATELHEGSRATVREFINARSTNEVIFTRGTTESINLIVSSFGEEFMQEGDEVILSVMEHHSNIVPWQLLAARKGIAIKVIPMNDKGELLLDEYEKLFSEKTKIVSVTQVSNVLGTVNPIKEMIATAHAHGVPFLVDAAQSIPHIKVDVQDLDADFLVFSAHKVYGPTGVGVLYGKEEWLDRMPPYQGGGEMIQHVSFEKTTFNELPFKFEAGTPDYIGTTGLAKALDYVTGIGIENIAAHEHELTAYAMQRMKEIPGLRIFGEAPHKSSVISFLMGDIHHFDMGTLLDRLGIAVRTGHHCAQPLMQRLGIEGTVRASLAIYNTKEEIDALVAGIERVSKMF
- the sufD gene encoding Fe-S cluster assembly protein SufD, with translation MNSVEQQYIDLFSQYEAMICRHSSEVLNARRAAAFADFERLGLPTRKQEKYKYTDISKFFEPDYGLNLNRLPIPVNPYEVFKCDVPNMSTSLFFVVNDAFYNKALPKSQLPEGVVFGSLKEVSEQHPELVKKYYGQLADTSKDGVTAFNTTFAQDGVILYVPKNVVVEKPIQLINILRADVNFMVNRRVLIILEEGSQARLLICDHAVDNVNFLATQVIEVFAGENSVFDLYELEETHTSTVRISNLYVRQEANSNVLLNGMTLHNGTTRNTTEVTLAGEGAEINLCGMAIADKNEHVDNNTMIDHAVPNCTSNELFKYVLDDQAVGAFAGLVLVRPDAQHTSSQQTNRNLCATRDARMYTQPQLEIYADDVKCSHGATVGQLDENALFYMRSRGIAEKEARLLLMFAFVNEVIDTIRLEALKDRLHLLVEKRFRGELNKCQGCAICK
- the sufC gene encoding Fe-S cluster assembly ATPase SufC, producing MLEIKDLHAGINGKEILKGINLTVKPGEVHAIMGPNGSGKSTLSSVLVGNPAFEVTKGSVTFDGKNLLELSPEDRSHEGIFLSFQYPVEIPGVSMVNFMRAAVNEQRKYKGLPALSASEFLKLMREKRAVVELDNKLANRSVNEGFSGGEKKRNEIFQMAMLEPRLSILDETDSGLDIDALRIVAEGVNKLKTPDTSTIVITHYQRLLDYIKPDIVHVLYQGRIVKTAGPELALELEEKGYDWIKKELGE
- the sufB gene encoding Fe-S cluster assembly protein SufB, which produces MQQEELNKPNIDEPRKEPEKKVSNEYVRKFAEEKYKYGFTTEVHTDIIEKGLNEEVVRLISSKKDEPEWLLDFRLKAYRHWLTLEMPTWAHLRIPEIDYQAISYYADPTKKKEGPKSMDEVDPELIKTFNKLGIPLEEQMALSGMAVDAVMDSVSVKTTFKETLLEKGIIFCSFSEAVREHPDLVKKYLGSVVGYRDNFFAALNSAVFSDGSFVYIPKGVRCPMELSTYFRINARNTGQFERTLIVADDDSYVSYLEGCTAPMRDENQLHAAIVEIVVHDRAEVKYSTVQNWYPGDAEGRGGVYNFVTKRGNCKGVNSKLSWTQVETGSAITWKYPSCILTGDNSTAEFYSVAVTNHYQQADTGTKMIHLGKNTRSTIVSKGISAGKSENSYRGLVRVAEKADNARNYSQCDSLLLGDKCGAHTFPYMDIHNETAVVEHEATTSKISEDQIFYCNQRGISTEDAIGLIVNGYAKEVLNKLPMEFAVEAQKLLTISLEGSVG
- a CDS encoding CvpA family protein, which codes for MTTIDIIILVIVGAGAILGFMKGFIRQLASILGLIVGLLAAKALYTSLAEKFCPTITDSMTVAQILAFVIIWIAVPLIFTLVASLLTKAMEAVSLGWLNRFLGSGLGALKFLLLASLVICVIEFIDPDNTLINQTKKEESVLYYPMGKFAGIFFPAAKEVTQQYILNK
- the infB gene encoding translation initiation factor IF-2; its protein translation is MTIRLNKVTRDLNVGISTVVEFLQKKGYTVEANPNTKITEEQYAVLVKEFSTDKNLRIESERFIQERQNKDRNKASVSIDGYEKQPEKPKAEDVIKTVVPEDARPKFKPVGKIDLDKLNNRRTEKESVKEPAKESKPQPQPKPQQPVAVAEEKKADVVKPVVVETKKEEVVVPAPKPEPVKEPQPVVAEQPKSAMEQPKPVIEEKKVEEVKKEEPKVEPTPVIKEEKTEQKPVAPEVTEPEKKEDDVFKIRQPEFVSKINVIGQIDLAALNQSTRPKKKSKEEKRKEREEKEKVRQDQRKQMKDAIIKEIRKDDNKAAKGGPKDASADANAKKKRTRINKEKVDVNNVASNFAHPTPNSERPNNNRGGNNQGGGQNRNRNNNNRDRFKKPVVKQEVSEEDVAKQVKETLARLTTKGKNKASKYRKEKREMVSNRMQELEDQEMADSKVLKLTEFVTANELATMMDVSVNQVIATCMSIGMMVSINQRLDAETINLVAEEFGFKTEYVSAEVAQAIVEEEDNEEDLEPRAPIVTVMGHVDHGKTSLLDYIRKANVIAGEAGGITQHIGAYHVSLEDGRKITFLDTPGHEAFTAMRARGAKVTDIAIIIVAADDNVMPQTKEAINHAMAAGVPIVFAINKVDKPTANPDKIKEELAAMNFLVEEWGGKYQSQDISAKKGIGVNDLMEKVLLEAEMLELKANPNRNATGSIIESTLDKGRGYVATVLVSNGTLKVGDIVLAGTSYGRVKAMFNERNQRIKQAGPSEPALILGLNGAPAAGDTFHVVETDQEAREITNKREQLQREQGLRTQKILTLDELGRRIALGNFQELNVIVKGDVDGSVEALSDSLIKLSTEQIQVNVIHKGVGQISESDVSLAAASDAIIIGFQVRPSGAADRMAEKEGVDIRKYSVIYDAIEEVKAAMEGMLAPEVKEVVTATIEVREVFNITKVGTVAGAMVKTGKVKRSDKARLIRDGIVIFSGAINALKRFKDDVKEVGTNFECGISLVGTNDLKVGDMIETYEEVEVKQTL
- the nusA gene encoding transcription termination factor NusA, yielding MAKKEETISLIDTFSEFKELKNIDRTTMVSVLEESFRSVIAKMFGTDENYDVIVNPDKGDFEIWRNREVVADEDLTNPNMQISLTEAQKIDASYEEGEEVTDEVIFAKFGRRAILNLRQTLASKILELEKDSIYNKYIDKVGTIINAEVYQIWKKEMLLLDDEGNELLLPKTEQIPADFYRKGETARAVVARVDNKNNNPKIILSRTSPVFLQRLFEMEVPEINDGLITIKKIARIPGERAKIAVESYDDRIDPVGACVGVKGSRIHGIVRELRNENIDVINYTSNISLFIQRALSPAKVSSIRLNEEERKAEVFLRPEEVSLAIGKGGLNIKLASMLTEYTIDVFRELDEAAQDEDIYLDEFKDEIDGWVIDAIKAIGIDTAKAVLNAPREMLIEKTDLEEETVDEVLRILKSEFEEE
- the rimP gene encoding ribosome assembly cofactor RimP, with protein sequence MIEKKTVCQIVEEWLKGKDYFLVEVTVSPDDKIVVEIDHAEGVWIEDCVELSRFIESKLNREEEDYELEVGSAGIGQPFKVVQQYYNHIDREVEVLTKDGRKLTGVLKDADEDKFVVAVPKKVKAEGAKRPKIVEEDETFRYDDVKYTKYLISFK